The window AGGAGGATAGCCCGCGAGATCGGGAAGATCCTCGTCGGCCTCGCGCTCGGCTCCGGCGCGGCGCTCGGGCTGGTCCATATAGGCGTATTGAAAGTGCTGGAGAGGGAGAAGATACCGGTAGATTTTATTGCCGGCACGTCGATAGGCGCGGTGATCGGCGCTTTCTGGGCGTCCGGCATAGAGATCGAGGAGCTCGAAAAGATAGCGCTGAGATTCAAGAGGAAGGACACGCTCTTTTCGCTGGCGGATTTTTCGCTCATACCGCTGCAGGGTTTCATGAACGGGAATAATTTCAAGAAGTTTTTCCGGGAACACCTCGGGAAGAAGACATTCCACGATACGCATATCCCGCTGAAGATCGTCGCGAATACGCTCCGCTCGCGGGAGAACATAGTTTTTGACGAGGGCAGCCTCGTCGACGCGCTCAGGGCATCATGCTCCATTCCGGCATTCATAAAACCCGTAAGATACGGGGACGACTTCCTTATCGACGGCGGCACCCTCGACCCGGTGCCGATAGACGTCCTGGCGAAACTCGGCGCGAAGAAGATAATAGCGGTGAATTGCCTGCCAAGCCAGGAAGAGATGATGAAGGCCTTCAAGGAATTCGAGGAGAAGCGCAGGGCCGACGAGATAAGGCTGTCGCAGCGCACGGTATTCTCGCGCCTCGCCTATAATTTCAGGAACTGGGTGCGCCGGACATTCGCGCCTAACGTATTCGACGTGATGATGAATGTTTCGCTGGCGATGCAGTATGCATTCGCCGAGGCTTCGTCCAAGGACGCGGATTGCGTCATACATCCGGTCCTCCAGAACGCGGCGTGGTTTGAATTGTATAAAGTAGAGGCGCTGATAAGGCGCGGGGAGCAGGAGACGGAAAAAATGCTCCCGCAGATAAAAGCATTGATAGAGGAATGATCATCTATACTATAAGGAGAGGGACTGATGGCAAGCGGTGAGAAGTTCGATTGCATCGTAGTCGGCGCCGGCCCGGCAGGGACTACGTGCGCGTATACGCTCGCGAAAGCGGGACTGAGCGTGGTGTTGCTCGAGCGCGGGGAGGCGCCCGGCTCAAAGAACGTGATGGGCGGGATATTATATTCGACGATACTCAATAAGGTCATACCGAATTTTTGGGAAGAGGCGCCGGTGGAAAGGCGCGTCGTGAAAAAAGTGTTCTCAGTCCTGTCCGCCGATTCTGAATTGCAGATGGGGATGAGGTTCGAGGGTTTCAATAAGCCGCCGTTCAATAACACCTTTACGGTCCTGCGCGGAAAATTCGACGCGTGGTACGCAAAGAAAGCGGAAGAGGCCGGCGTAATGGTGCTCAACCAGGCGGTCGTGGATAAGATAATAACGGAAGGCCGGAAAGCGGTCGGCGTAAAGACGCGGCTCGAGGACGGCGACCTCTTCGCCGACACGATCGTGGTCGCGGAAGGGGTAGGTTCGCTCCTCTCCGAAAGGTTAGGATTGAGGGAGAGGCACATCCCCGAGCATATGGTCACCTGCTGCAAGGAGGTCATCGCCCTGCCGAAGGAAGCCATCGAGGAGAGGTTCAATCTCGAGGGCGAGGAAGGGGTCTCGCTCGAATATTTCGGCGGCTCGGTAAAAGGGATGGTTGGCTCGGCATTCATATACACCAACAAGGAGACGCTTTCGGTCGGCATCGGCGTCTCGACGAGGGACCTCAAATACAACAAGTTGACGCCGAACGACCTCATCGAGAATTTCAAAGAACACCCGTCGATAAGGCGCCTCGTAAAAGGCGGGAAACTCCTGGAATATGCGGCGCATTTGATACCCGAGTTCGGGTACGACCACCTCCCGAAACTCACGATGGACGGGCTCATCATCGCGGGCGACGCCGCGGGTTTCGTCAATATGAACCCGATGTTCCACGAGGGCTCCAACCTGGCGATGGCCTCGGGGTTGTTCGCGGCCGAGACGATAATAGAGGCGAAACAGAAGAACGATTTCTCCGAGAACGGCCTCGCGGGATACCGCAGGCGGCTGGAAGACTCTTTTGTGTTCAAGGACCTGAAGCGCTATAAGGGCATTTCAAATTTCGCGGCGAAACATCCCGAATTTTTCAAGGAATATCCGGAGCTGCTGGTCGAGCTGGCCGAGGACTTCTTCACCGTGTCCGAGACGCCGAAAGGCAAGTCGAGGATGGCCGTGATAAAGAAGGGGCTGAAGAGGGTCAACCTCCTCAAGCTGGCTATCGGGATGAATCGCGCGCGCAAAGTGATGTTCTGACAGGATATTTCGATGCGTGAAGACACGATTCCTTTTATGTTTTTCTCGAGGGCGAACAAGTATGGGGATAAGTGCGCCCTCAGGTCTAAAGAGAACGGGAGATACCGGGATATAAGCTGGGCAGAGGCGGAGGGCAAAGTAAAAGACCTCGCCATCGGCTTTATATCCCTCGGGCTTAAGCCCGGCGAGAAGGTCGGCCTGCTTTCCGAGAACCGGCCGGAATGGGCCTATTCCGATCTCGCCGTCCTTTCCCTCGGCTGCGCCGATGTCCCGCTCTATCCCACCGATGTCCCGCGCCAGATGGAGTATATTCTCCGGGATTCCGGCTGCGCGATGGTAATAGTCTCGACCCAGGAGCAGCTGGATAAGATAACCTCTATAAAGCAGCGGCTCCCGGAGCTCAGGGAAATAATAATGATCGATCCGCCGGAAAAGGCGGGCGACGCCGCTGTCATCCCGTTCGAGTCGGTCCTTAAGGCCGGGGCGTCGAAGGCGCAGGAGCTGAGGGGCGAATTCGAATCCCGGCTTAACGCCGCGGAGAAAGACGGTCTCGCCTCGATAATCTACACGTCAGGCACGACCGGCGCGGCGAAAGGCGTCTGCCTGACGCACGAAAATTTCCTTTCAAACTGCAGGTCTTCCGTAGACCTCCTGCCTCTCGGCGAAGATGACACATGCCTCTCGTTCCTGCCGCTCTCCCACGTATTCGAGAGGATGGCCAGCTACTATTTCACGATGTTTGTCGGCGGAACGATAGCGTATGCCGGCAGCAATGAATCCGTAGCCCAGGACCTTAAAGATGTAAGGCCGACTTACGCCTGTTCCGTCCCGCGGTTCTACGAAAAGATGTACGCGAACATAATGGATTCCGTCTCGCGCAGCCCGGAGCCGGCGAAAACGATATTCGAGAGGTCGGCCGCGGCGGCCAAGAGATATGCCGAAGCCAAATTGAACAAATTAGGCCCCGGCCCGGTCCTCTGGCTTGAATACCAATTGGCGAAGGCGCTCGTCTTCTCTAAAATAAGGGACGCCGTCGGGGGAAGGATCAAGTTCTTCATATCGGGAGGCGCGCCGCTCTCGAAAGAGCTCGGCGAATTCTTCTATTCGTTCGGGATATTCATATTCGAGGGATACGGCCTGACCGAGACCTCGCCGGTCGTCACTGTAAATACTTTCAAGGCGTTCAAGTTCGGTTCGGTCGGCAAGCCCATCCATAACACCGAGGTCAGGATAGCTCCGGACGGCGAGATACTTATCACCGGCCCCGGGGTGATGAAGGCCTATTATAAAAAGGAAGCCGAGACCAAAGAGGCGTTCGACGCCGACGGGCAGTTCCGCACCGGAGATATCGGGTATCTCGACGAGGAAGGCTTCCTCTATATAACCGACCGGAAGAAGGATATCATAATAACCGCCGGCGGGAAGAATATCGCGCCGCAGAACATAGAGAACACGATCAAGTCCGATTCCTATATACACGAAGTCATCCTGCACGGCGACAGGAGGCCGTACATTACGGCCCTCATAGTCCCGAATTTCGACGCGCTCAAGGGCCTCGCCATGAGGCAGGGCATACCTTACATAAAGGCAGAGGAGCTGGCCAGGCATCCCCGCGTGCGGGATTTCATAGCCGATAGGATAGAGCAGAAACAGAAAGACTTCGCCAATTACGAGAAGATAAAGAAGTTCACCCTGCTGGAAAATAAATTGACTATCGAGGGAGGCGAGATAACGCCGACCCTGAAGGTAAAGCGGAAGGCCGTCGCGGAAAAATACAAGGATATCTTCGACGGGATGTACAGGTCCTAGGACGGCATAATGAAGACCGAAGGTTCGTTCAAGAATAAAGACGCCCAGAACATATTTTACAGGGCTTTCATCCCGGAAAAACCGAAGGCAGCGGTAGTCCTCGTCCACGGGCTCGGCGAGCATTCGGCGAAATACAATTATTTCGCCGAGGACGCCTGCAAAAAGGGGATGGCCTTCTTCGCCTATGACCAGCGCGGCAACGGCCGCTCCGGCGGCTTCAGGTGCCACGTCGACAGGTTCGATGATCTCGTGGAAGACCTGCGCCAGTTCGTCGGGATAGCCAAGATCGAATCACTGTGCGATGACGCCTTTATCGTGGGACTCAGCATGGGCGGGTTGACCTCGCTGCTCTTTTCGATGAAATACGGCGGGATGATAAAAGGCGCGGTTGCCTGCGCGCCCGCCCTGCGTTTCGTAAGCCCGCCCACCGGCATAGAGGCTGGCATGGCCGGATTGTTGTCTTTTTTCCTCCCGAGGCTCACGACGCCGAACAGGGTGCCTTTCGAATACCTTTCGCATGATAAAGAACTGATAGAGAAGACGAAAGGCGACAAGCAATCGCACAGGGTCATCTCTTTCAGGTTATTTACCGAGGCGACAAAGGCGGCGGCGTATGCCCTCGAGAACGCGGCGTCGATAAAGGTCCCGCTCCTGTTGCTGCAAGGCACCGGGGATAAGGTGGTCGACCCGTCCGGGACAAAGGAATTTTTCCGGAAGATGACTTTAGCGGACAAAGAGATAAAATTATACGACGGCCTCTACCATGAGCTGTTGCGCGAGACGGAGAGGCAGGAGATAATGGACTACATCCTCGGCTGGATAGCGAAAAGGGCGTGAATATGAGCCTTCGCGGCCCGTGCGCGTTTTTCCTTTCTTTTTTGCTGGCGTCATCGTCTGTTTGCGCCGCGGAGGATACGGATTATGCCCGCGAACGGCAGATGATGGTCGATTCCCAGATCGCCGCGCGCGGGATAAAAGACAAGAGGATCCTTGACGCGGTCGGGAAGATAGAGCGGCACAAATTCGTACCCGAAGGCATGAGGCAATATGCCTACGAGGATATATCCCTCCCGATAGGCGAAGATGAAGCCGTCCCCCCGGCGTATTTCGTCTCGCTGGTCGCCCAACTCGCCGGCCTTAAGGGGAAAGAGAAGGTCCTGGAATTGGGCATAGAGTCCGGTTACCAGGCGGCCGTCCTCGCGGAACTCTCCGCGGATGTCTATTGCGTCGAGCCGTCGCAGAAGATCGCGTTGGAAGCAGGGGAGAAGCTCAAGGCGCTGGGCTACAAAAATATAAAAGTGAAAACAGGCAGGGTTGACGCGGGATGGCTGGAATTCGCCCCTTATGATGTCATCGTGATAACCAGCCCGATAGATTTCGCCCCCCAGCAGGCGATCGACCAGCTCATGCCGAACGGCAGGATGGTGATGCCTCTCCGCGAATACTGGGGCAAGAAGATGGTCGTGCTTACGAAGACGCCTAAGGGCAAAGGCTTCGAGATGACAGGTACCCTGGTAACGCCGCTCACCGGCGAGGCGCCTTCGGCGGCCGCTAAAGAAACCCCGCCGAAACAAATAGACGACGCGAAATGGGAGACCGTAAAAGGCAGTAAGTGGATGAAGAAAAAATGAAATGGCCGCTCGCGTTTTATATCATGATATTTTTCGCGGGGACACCGGTTTTTTCTGTCTCCGCATACGGCGAAGAGGCGGACC is drawn from Candidatus Omnitrophota bacterium and contains these coding sequences:
- a CDS encoding FAD-dependent oxidoreductase, which translates into the protein MASGEKFDCIVVGAGPAGTTCAYTLAKAGLSVVLLERGEAPGSKNVMGGILYSTILNKVIPNFWEEAPVERRVVKKVFSVLSADSELQMGMRFEGFNKPPFNNTFTVLRGKFDAWYAKKAEEAGVMVLNQAVVDKIITEGRKAVGVKTRLEDGDLFADTIVVAEGVGSLLSERLGLRERHIPEHMVTCCKEVIALPKEAIEERFNLEGEEGVSLEYFGGSVKGMVGSAFIYTNKETLSVGIGVSTRDLKYNKLTPNDLIENFKEHPSIRRLVKGGKLLEYAAHLIPEFGYDHLPKLTMDGLIIAGDAAGFVNMNPMFHEGSNLAMASGLFAAETIIEAKQKNDFSENGLAGYRRRLEDSFVFKDLKRYKGISNFAAKHPEFFKEYPELLVELAEDFFTVSETPKGKSRMAVIKKGLKRVNLLKLAIGMNRARKVMF
- a CDS encoding long-chain fatty acid--CoA ligase codes for the protein MREDTIPFMFFSRANKYGDKCALRSKENGRYRDISWAEAEGKVKDLAIGFISLGLKPGEKVGLLSENRPEWAYSDLAVLSLGCADVPLYPTDVPRQMEYILRDSGCAMVIVSTQEQLDKITSIKQRLPELREIIMIDPPEKAGDAAVIPFESVLKAGASKAQELRGEFESRLNAAEKDGLASIIYTSGTTGAAKGVCLTHENFLSNCRSSVDLLPLGEDDTCLSFLPLSHVFERMASYYFTMFVGGTIAYAGSNESVAQDLKDVRPTYACSVPRFYEKMYANIMDSVSRSPEPAKTIFERSAAAAKRYAEAKLNKLGPGPVLWLEYQLAKALVFSKIRDAVGGRIKFFISGGAPLSKELGEFFYSFGIFIFEGYGLTETSPVVTVNTFKAFKFGSVGKPIHNTEVRIAPDGEILITGPGVMKAYYKKEAETKEAFDADGQFRTGDIGYLDEEGFLYITDRKKDIIITAGGKNIAPQNIENTIKSDSYIHEVILHGDRRPYITALIVPNFDALKGLAMRQGIPYIKAEELARHPRVRDFIADRIEQKQKDFANYEKIKKFTLLENKLTIEGGEITPTLKVKRKAVAEKYKDIFDGMYRS
- a CDS encoding lysophospholipase encodes the protein MKTEGSFKNKDAQNIFYRAFIPEKPKAAVVLVHGLGEHSAKYNYFAEDACKKGMAFFAYDQRGNGRSGGFRCHVDRFDDLVEDLRQFVGIAKIESLCDDAFIVGLSMGGLTSLLFSMKYGGMIKGAVACAPALRFVSPPTGIEAGMAGLLSFFLPRLTTPNRVPFEYLSHDKELIEKTKGDKQSHRVISFRLFTEATKAAAYALENAASIKVPLLLLQGTGDKVVDPSGTKEFFRKMTLADKEIKLYDGLYHELLRETERQEIMDYILGWIAKRA
- a CDS encoding protein-L-isoaspartate O-methyltransferase, whose amino-acid sequence is MSLRGPCAFFLSFLLASSSVCAAEDTDYARERQMMVDSQIAARGIKDKRILDAVGKIERHKFVPEGMRQYAYEDISLPIGEDEAVPPAYFVSLVAQLAGLKGKEKVLELGIESGYQAAVLAELSADVYCVEPSQKIALEAGEKLKALGYKNIKVKTGRVDAGWLEFAPYDVIVITSPIDFAPQQAIDQLMPNGRMVMPLREYWGKKMVVLTKTPKGKGFEMTGTLVTPLTGEAPSAAAKETPPKQIDDAKWETVKGSKWMKKK